Within the Flavobacterium sp. 9R genome, the region ATCGGCTTCATTTGATAGCGTATTCACTCCTTCCAAGACTTGTTTGGTCACGTCTTCTATTTTGACAATAAAAGTCACGACCAAATCTTTATTGGGTAATTCATCTTCCATTTTGTAGGCCCAAAAACCATTGGCTAAATAGTCGTGCTCGGTGCTAGAATGCGATTGAATTTGTCCGTAACCACAATGGTGATTGGTTAGCAAAAGTCCTTTAGGTGAAATAACTTCCGAAGTACAACCTCCGTTAAATTGAGGCACAGCGTCTTTTAAGCTGGATTTGTTGGTGTCGTAAATGTCTTTGGCAGTCATTTTCATGCCCAGACTTTTCATTTCTTTTTCGTTCATTCCTTCCAAGAGAGAAGGTATCCACATACCGCCTTGTTGGGCTTGTGTTTGAATCACAAAAAGCAATAAGAATAGTTTTAAGAATTTCATAGGAGTAATGGTATTTAAAAGGTAATAAAATTATAATTTGTGTTTCATCAATTTTCTCGGGTGAATAGTAAAGCCGCTTTTGAGATACAATTGCTGAGCCGAAAGATTGTGTTCTTCGACTTCTAAATAAAGTAATCTTAAGCTTAGTTCTTCGCTTTGTGTTTTGGCAAAAGCAACGGCACTTTTCCCAATTCCTTGGCCTTGTGCTTTGGGTTGAATGTATAATTCATCTAAAAAAGCAATCTTACCTTGGTATTCAAAGCTAAAAACAAAAGTCAGAATCAAATACCCTACAATTTCTTGATTCCAGACTAATAACCAGCATTTGCCAAGATTATCGTTTGTTAAAAATTCTTTAAACAAATTCTTTGCGATTGTTGTGTCAAAAGGGTAGTTGTCAATAGCGTAAAATTCGCTCATCAAAGAGGTAACGGTATCGATATCCTTTTTTTCGAGTGGTTGAAATTGTATCATTGAAGATGATTTAGAATGATAGCGGTAGCGCCTTTATTTTGCTGTACAAATTGGCGGCAAATAGCTCCTTTTTGAAATCTAATTTCTGGTTTGTAAATCAAATCGTCAA harbors:
- a CDS encoding N-acetyltransferase, with the translated sequence MIQFQPLEKKDIDTVTSLMSEFYAIDNYPFDTTIAKNLFKEFLTNDNLGKCWLLVWNQEIVGYLILTFVFSFEYQGKIAFLDELYIQPKAQGQGIGKSAVAFAKTQSEELSLRLLYLEVEEHNLSAQQLYLKSGFTIHPRKLMKHKL